In Cyanobacteria bacterium GSL.Bin1, a single genomic region encodes these proteins:
- a CDS encoding tryptophan-rich sensory protein has translation MKLNPDVVRQVSNAIAIFTAFGVNIFANVKPIGGLTLGEISNQLFADVLITPARYAFAIWGVIYLGLFSFAIYQALPSQRKKTILQGISYWLVTASVAQIIWIFVFQLRFFTGSFLVMLLILLPLLRVYSHLNGQEQKLPWRDRWFVQIPISIYVAWISVATVVNGAVALTAAGWEGWGIPAEIWTVMMMVIAGAIALLINFFNRDVAFTGVFIWALIAIALRHQEQLPIFITGIILAIFLGSLILWNFRQQPKQTPLS, from the coding sequence ATGAAGCTCAATCCAGATGTGGTGCGCCAAGTGTCAAACGCGATCGCGATTTTTACGGCGTTTGGTGTCAATATTTTTGCAAATGTTAAACCCATTGGGGGCTTAACTTTAGGGGAAATTTCTAATCAATTATTTGCAGATGTTTTAATCACACCAGCTCGTTATGCGTTTGCAATTTGGGGAGTGATTTATTTAGGATTGTTTAGTTTTGCGATTTATCAAGCGCTACCCAGTCAACGAAAAAAAACGATTTTACAGGGCATTAGTTATTGGCTGGTTACAGCGAGTGTGGCACAAATTATTTGGATATTTGTCTTTCAATTGCGCTTTTTTACCGGGTCATTTTTAGTCATGTTACTGATTTTATTGCCCTTACTTCGGGTCTATTCTCACCTCAATGGTCAGGAACAAAAACTGCCCTGGCGAGACCGTTGGTTTGTTCAAATTCCAATTAGTATTTATGTAGCTTGGATTAGTGTGGCAACCGTGGTTAATGGCGCAGTTGCTCTTACTGCTGCTGGTTGGGAAGGGTGGGGAATTCCTGCAGAGATTTGGACAGTAATGATGATGGTCATTGCGGGTGCCATTGCACTGCTGATTAATTTCTTCAACCGAGATGTTGCCTTTACTGGCGTTTTTATTTGGGCATTGATCGCGATCGCGCTTCGGCACCAAGAGCAGTTACCCATTTTTATTACAGGAATAATTTTAGCGATCTTTTTGGGGAGTTTAATCCTCTGGAATTTCCGTCAACAGCCTAAGCAAACTCCTCTCTCCTAA